AGGGGATGTCTTGCTCTCGAAAGTTGGAGAGAAGTTGATGAGAGCGGTAGAAGGACATGGCAAGATTGGGCGCATTGGTGGCGACGAATTTTTAGTGTTCGTCAAAGACAAAAGCATGTTTGAACTCGAAATTTTGGCAAGACAGATTTTGTCGATTTTTTCAAAACCGATTGCGATTGATGAGTATTTCTCGTTTTCCGTCAGTGTCAGTATCGGAATTAGTCGTTTTCCGGAAAATTCCAGTGATTTACATGAATTGATGAGCTATGCCGATACGTCGATGTATCGTGCAAAGAAACTACGCGGCAATCAGTTTCGCTTTTACGAGTCGGAAATGACAAAAGAATTATCGAGAAGAATTCATATTGAAAATGAGTTGGCGAAGGATCTAAAAGAGCGAGGGGTATATTTTCATTACCAACCACAAATTGACTATACCACAAGGCACTTAGTCGGCTTTGAAGTGCTGTCTCGTTGGAATCATCCAAGTTTAGGTCCGATTTCTCCTTTGGAATTTATCGAAATTGCGGAGGAAAGTGGCAATATTCTAAAACTGACACACCATTTAATGGCGGAAGTCTTTTCAAATATGACTCGGTGGAAAAAACAATTTCAATTCACGAAACCCGTGTCGATCAATGTGACACCGTATTTGTTGTCTCAGCGAACGTTTTTCGATGACTTTTTTGATCTACTGGAGAGGTATGAGATTGAACCGTCGATGATCGAATTGGAAATTACGGAAGACACAGAAATTGTTGCGTCAGAAGAAACACTTGCCAATATGCGGTTGTGTAAAGATAAAGGAATACGGATTGCGATTGATGACTTTGGAACTGGCTATTCGATGTTAAAATCACTTAGTTATTTTCCGGTCAATAAAATCAAAATCGATCGGTATTTTATTAACCAAATTGGTAAAGACCCGATTATCGAATCCATCATTAAATCCATTGTCGATTTCTCATACAATTTGGACTGCCAGCTTGTTGCTGAAGGGGTAGAAACATACGAGGAAGCGGAGTTTTTAGCGGCAAATGGATGTAGCGTACATCAAGGGTTTTATCTAGAAGCACCGCTTGATGCGCTAGAGTTTGAAGAGAAATATATTGTGAAGACGCAAGTTGGGGAGGTGTGAGATGATGCAGCCTTCCGTGACAATCAAATCAGAAACAATTGAAGATGCGATTCAACAAGCATTGAGTATTTTAGATGCATCGATTGATGAAGTGGATATTTCCGTGTTGTCTTCTCCCACTAAGTCGATTTTTGGCAATCAAAAAGCACTTGCAGAAGTGAAAATTACGAAACTGGCGCCAAAAGACGAGTTAACGATCGAATCATTTGTGGATCAGTTCGAAACTCACGTAGAAGAAGAAAACACTGTATGCGGAATATGGATTATCGACGAAAAAGTGCATGTGTCATCGACGAAAAACCGTTACCCGATTTTAGAAGTTGGTCAAGGGGTCGAGGTATGGATTAACGGCGTACAAGTGACGCAGCGGCAAGTGATTGCATCCGATGATCAAATGAGATTGAAAACAACGGATGAATTGGTTCCTGCTACGTTTTCAATTGAGCTAGAACCGCAAAATATGACTGCTTATTTAGATGTAAAACAAGGAAAACGCGTGAAGCGACGTGTCAAAGACGTTCCAATGAGTGATTCCGTCGTGGTGGAAGCAGAGGAAGAAGTGCTTCCGATGTTTGATTTGAAGATGGAAGAAGTAATGGAAAAAGTGAAAATCATGAACATGGTCGGTGTGGACTATGCAGCGATTGCTTCTGCTGTCAATTCCTTAGAAGGTGGACGTGTGGCGATTGCGAAAGGAACTCCACCTGTGAAAGGTCGAGATGGATACTTAGAAATTTTGTATGACAACGATGTATTTCAATCCGTTCGTGATCAACGTGCACGGGTTGATTTCCGAGAGAAAAACGCCATTCTTACAGTGGAAGAAGGGGATGTTCTCGCGCAAATTATACCAGCGACAAACGGAAAGCCAGGAAAAGATGTGTTTGGAAACGTCATCCTTCCGCCAGTGGTGCAAGAAGTGGATTTACGACTGACGAATCATGTTGCACAAAAGGAAGCGCGTATTATCGC
The Paenisporosarcina cavernae genome window above contains:
- a CDS encoding EAL domain-containing protein, whose protein sequence is MNESSQMLQQIIDALEDHTVITDSNGDILYANTSWEKFCLENNGIMERASVGTNYLDVLSKSQMVVEHRAFQSIVDGSIEEFTMEYPCHSEIETRWFRMTARALTINEATTGLIIRHRDISTENMLKMETENFLESITDAFYTLDAEFRFVHLNTVAMKQLNKPLERLIGQNIWKVYPETIGTDIYTNYIESMEDRKPRNFDTFYLPAQKWYSMHLHPSRDGGLTVYFQDITFRKSFETELKQYAYFDELTNLPNRRWMIERIEAAISDGTKCAILYMDIDGFKNINDLYGHVKGDVLLSKVGEKLMRAVEGHGKIGRIGGDEFLVFVKDKSMFELEILARQILSIFSKPIAIDEYFSFSVSVSIGISRFPENSSDLHELMSYADTSMYRAKKLRGNQFRFYESEMTKELSRRIHIENELAKDLKERGVYFHYQPQIDYTTRHLVGFEVLSRWNHPSLGPISPLEFIEIAEESGNILKLTHHLMAEVFSNMTRWKKQFQFTKPVSINVTPYLLSQRTFFDDFFDLLERYEIEPSMIELEITEDTEIVASEETLANMRLCKDKGIRIAIDDFGTGYSMLKSLSYFPVNKIKIDRYFINQIGKDPIIESIIKSIVDFSYNLDCQLVAEGVETYEEAEFLAANGCSVHQGFYLEAPLDALEFEEKYIVKTQVGEV